A part of Papilio machaon chromosome 21, ilPapMach1.1, whole genome shotgun sequence genomic DNA contains:
- the LOC106714479 gene encoding SH3 domain-containing protein Dlish, with product MAFLCPVRIRRGKKKKSNSGDSDKELSRPGSGLSPGMGRITGSASIETLVRVGIEKEHGLSPDSKMVVLHDFAPCVDDELEVKRGQIVNVLYRENDWVYVIVAESRREGFIPHSYCAPCEHHDLKKKLPRSRSPTDLAHRDVSQLSLSDGATNDGHSELGSEGEACPFSKDPSGRYVVLYTFTARDENDVDVERGEFVTVLNREDPDWYWIVRSDGQEGFIPSGFVYPAVSQATQQDNTQPVHSPTTNTNNTMMSNNLLSNTTLNNTTQDTEGRYHGTELVMLYDYKAQAPDDLSVKRGEWVYADLTQQTVEGWLWAHAPKSRRSGFIPTAYARAPHTTSL from the exons atggcATTCCTGTGTCCGGTTAGAATTCGAAGGGGtaagaagaaaaaat CAAATAGTGGTGATTCCGATAAAGAATTATCAAGACCTGGTTCCGGACTGAGTCCTGGCATGGGCAGGATCACAGGATCTGCGAGTATTGAAACTTTAGTCAGAGTCGGTATAGAGAAAGAACATGGACTCAGCCCTGATTCCAAAATGGTAGTTCTACATGACTTTGCACCATGTGTTGATGATGAATTAGag gTGAAGCGTGGCCAAATAGTAAATGTATTGTATCGTGAAAATGACTGGGTGTATGTGATAGTTGCGGAATCTCGACGTGAAGGATTCATACCACATTCATATTGTGCTCCTTGTGAACATCATGATTTGAAGAAGAAGTTGCCAAGGAGCAGGTCACCTACAGATTTAGCACACAGAGATGTGTCACA ACTATCTTTATCGGATGGTGCAACTAATGATGGTCATTCAGAGTTGGGCAGCGAAGGGGAAGCGTGTCCCTTCAGTAAGGACCCGTCTGGCCGATATGTAGTATTGTACACATTTACTGCACGAGATGAGAACGATGTTGATGTAGAACGAGGAGAATTTGTTACAG TTTTAAACAGAGAAGACCCAGACTGGTATTGGATTGTGAGGAGTGATGGTCAGGAAGGTTTCATACCTTCAGGATTTGTATATCCAGCTGTTAGTCAAG cAACACAACAGGACAATACGCAGCCCGTACATTCACCAACAACTAATACAAACAACACAATGATGTCAAATAACTTGTTGTCGAACACAACTCTCAACAACACAACGCAGGATACTGAAGGACGCTATCATGGAACTGAACTAGTCATGTTGTACGACTATAAG GCGCAAGCGCCCGATGATCTTTCGGTGAAGCGAGGTGAATGGGTATACGCAGACCTAACTCAGCAGACGGTAGAAGGCTGGCTGTGGGCTCACGCGCCTAAGTCGCGTCGCTCCGGATTCATACCCACTGCCTACGCCCGTGCACCGCACACTACGTCCCTGTGA
- the LOC106714525 gene encoding 28S ribosomal protein S15, mitochondrial, producing MLRRLTPLLIQSRTIKHTVDIKWVRPEYIPAYKAERSGDLEALPPIPETALGQDYALSEEIKDAPEAVKKIFSVGHLGKKEYNILVKSYFMDKVRRHQYDENTAETRIARLTGHIRCLQDTMENDPKNVIAKKTVQELIDKRKKLLKFLRQYDYKKFEWLLEKLNIEYKAHPDTYNKLSRKESLRKLTEMHCENIKNKKLDDYRNLLESQQGPFLTKKLEALKFIRSEQIDLQLPITVTEQDIKKVEEQLEEWTIKDEIKQQARKKKRNILLETE from the exons ATGCTTCGAAGGTTAACTCCACTGTTAATCCAATCACGTACAATTAAACACACCGTTGATATAAAATGGGTACGACCGGAATACATTCCGGCTTACAAAGCCGAGAGATCTGGTGACTTGGAAGCCCTCCCTCCTATCCCAGAAACGGCTTTAGGACAAGATTACGCTTTAAGCGAAGAAATTAAAGA tgCACCAGaagcagttaaaaaaatattttcagttgGTCATCTTGGAAAGAAGGAATACAATATATTGGTGAAGTCATATTTTATGGATAAAGTGCGAAGGCATCAATATGATGAAAATACTGCTGAAACTAGaa TTGCGAGATTGACTGGACATATAAGATGTTTACAGGATACTATGGAAAATGATCCCAAAAATGTTATTGCCAaa AAAACTGTTCAGGAGCTAATTGATAAGAGAAAAAAACTGTTGAAGTTCCTCAGGCAATATGATTATAAGAAGTTTGAATGGCTGCtggaaaaacttaatattgaaTACAAAGCACATCCaga TACCTACAACAAGTTATCAAGAAAGGAATCTTTGAGAAAATTAACAGAGATGcattgtgaaaatattaaaaacaagaaactCGATGACTACAGAAACTTATTGGAGAGTCAACAAGGACCTTTCCTAACTAAAAAATTGGAAGCATTGAAGTTTATACGAAGTGAACAAATTGATTTACAACTACCTATCACTGTTACGGAACAAGATATAAAGAAAGTTGAAGAGCAGCTCGAGGAATGGACAATAAAGgatgaaattaaacaacaagCTAGGAAAAAGAAGAGAAATATACTCTTAGAAAccgaataa